Proteins from a genomic interval of Capsicum annuum cultivar UCD-10X-F1 chromosome 4, UCD10Xv1.1, whole genome shotgun sequence:
- the LOC107867711 gene encoding alcohol dehydrogenase 1, whose amino-acid sequence MPLSSRKHIILIQVNIYQTAMSTAGQVIRCKAAVAWEAGKPLVIEEVDVAPPQQHEVRLKILYTSLCHTDVYFWEAKGQTPLFPRIFGHEAGGIVESVGEGVTDLQPGDHVLPVFTGECQQCRHCKSAESNMCDLLRINTDRGVMISDGQTRFSKDGKPIYHFVGTSTFSEYTVAHSGCVTKIDPQAPLDKVCVLSCGISTGLGATLNVAKPTRGSIVAIFGLGAVGLAAAEGARISGASRIIGIDLNPSRFDSAKNFGVTECVNPKDYDKPVQEVIAEMTDGGVDRSVECTGNVNAMISAFECVHDGWGVAVLVGVPNKDDAFKTNPMNLLNERTLKGTFFGNYKPKTDLPSVVGMYMNKELELEKFITQQVPFTEINKAFDLMLKGESLRCMITMGH is encoded by the exons atgccACTTAGTTCAAGAAAACACATCATTTTAATTCAAGTTAATATATACCAAACAGCAATGAGTACTGCTGGTCAGGTCATTCGCTGCAAAG CTGCGGTTGCATGGGAAGCCGGAAAGCCATTGGTAATTGAAGAAGTGGATGTGGCACCCCCACAGCAACATGAAGTTCGCCTCAAGATTCTTTACACCTCCTTGTGCCACACTGATGTTTACTTCTGGGAAGCTAAG GGGCAAACACCTCTATTTCCTCGCATTTTCGGACATGAAGCTGGAGG AATTGTGGAGAGTGTAGGTGAAGGTGTTACAGATCTCCAACCAGGAGATCATGTTCTTCCTGTGTTCACTGGAGAATGCCAGCAATGTCGTCACTGTAAATCAGCGGAAAGCAACATGTGCGACCTCCTAAGAATAAATACAGACCGGGGAGTTATGATCAGTGATGGTCAAACAAGATTTTCCAAGGATGGGAAGCCAATTTACCACTTTGTTGGAACGTCCACCTTTAGTGAATACACTGTTGCTCATTCTGGCTGTGTCACCAAGATTGATCCACAGGCACCCCTTGACAAAGTTTGTGTCCTGAGTTGCGGAATATCAACCG GTCTTGGTGCAACTCTGAATGTTGCCAAACCTACTAGAGGTTCTATTGTGGCTATTTTTGGCTTGGGAGCTGTTGGCCTTGCT GCTGCTGAAGGAGCTAGGATTTCTGGGGCTTCTAGGATCATTGGCATTGATTTGAATCCCAGCAGATTCGATTCTG CCAAGAACTTTGGTGTCACAGAATGTGTGAATCCAAAAGATTATGATAAGCCTGTCCAGGAG GTGATAGCTGAGATGACCGATGGAGGTGTTGACCGGAGTGTTGAGTGTACTGGAAATGTTAATGCTATGATCTCTGCTTTTGAATGTGTTCATGAT GGTTGGGGTGTGGCTGTACTTGTTGGCGTGCCAAACAAAGACGACGCATTCAAAACGAATCCCATGAATCTGTTGAATGAGAGGACACTCAAGGGCACCTTCTTTGGCAACTACAAGCCCAAAACTGACCTCCCATCTGTGGTGGGCATGTACATGAATAAG GAACTAGAGCTGGAGAAATTCATCACCCAGCAAGTACCATTTACAGAGATCAACAAAGCATTTGACTTGATGCTGAAAGGGGAAAGCCTGCGTTGCATGATCACTATGGGACATTGA